The Triplophysa rosa linkage group LG3, Trosa_1v2, whole genome shotgun sequence genome has a segment encoding these proteins:
- the slc13a1 gene encoding LOW QUALITY PROTEIN: solute carrier family 13 member 1 (The sequence of the model RefSeq protein was modified relative to this genomic sequence to represent the inferred CDS: inserted 1 base in 1 codon; substituted 3 bases at 3 genomic stop codons): protein MRRLRCSWSFVKPLIIILTPLSLLPLPLVIKTKEAECAYILILMAVYWMTEVLPLSITALLPALLFPLFGIMKSSQVHTPENFTFGKQSYENYSFXTTIVHSCGXFVQRIXIQHLSLXVASVYFKDFHLLLLGVICLATAIEKWGLHCRIALRLVTLVGVNPGMLMLGFMVGCAFLSMWLSNTSTVAMVMPIVEAVIQQVLSAGDEPSKDHKGALNGISNPALQLEDIEAQYDQPENMKSIEAGVTEPVQTAPEEPETKAPAPQSNGKYKSREDHMICKGLSLCIAYSSSIGGLTTLPGTSANLIFAEYIHQYYPECKSINFGNWFVLCLPICIIMLILSWIFLHWMFLGTNFRASLCSRKQTDKERKTAKVLQDQYNSLGPISWQEINILVIFILMAVLWFAREPGFMPGWSSLFAEHRGYATDATVALLLGFMFFIIPAHKPNANRYGTCSSSLPFCSVKTFKMFPRGLSVDDDLVLINVFNPATETLITWKEFQACMPWEICLLVGGGFALAEGTKISGLSSWVAELLTPLGNLPPLATVTIACLIVTSVTEVASNAATITIFLPILAPLAEAIGVNPLYMLIPTALCVSFSFLLPVSNPPNAIVFTYGHLTSMDMVKAGLGVNIIGVLTVLLALTTWGTPLLNLDTYPEWAPVANITGV from the exons ATGAGGAGGCTTAGATGTTCCTGGAGCTTCGTGAAACCCCTGATCATCATCCTCACGCCACTGTCACTTCTACCGCTGCCTCTGGTTATCAAGACAAAG GAAGCAGAATGTGCTTATATTTTGATTCTGATGGCTGTGTACTGGATGACAGAGGTCCTGCCTCTGTCAATTACGGCCCTTCTGCCAGCTCTTCTTTTCCCTCTGTTTGGGATCATGAAGTCTTCTCAGGTACACACCCCTGAAAACTTTACGTTCGGAAAACAATCCTATGAAAACTATAGTTTTTAGACTACTATTGTACACTCATGTGGATAGTTTGTACAAAGGA TAATTCAACATCTCTCTCTTTAGGTCGCCTCTGTGTATTTCAAAGACTTCCATTTGTTGTTGCTTGGGGTCATCTGTCTAGCAACAGCCATTGAGAAGTGGGGTCTTCACTGCAGAATTGCTCTTAGATTGGTGACCTTGGTCGGAGTCAACCCTGGCAT GTTGATGCTGGGCTTCATGGTGGGCTGTGCTTTTCTCTCCATGTGGCTGAGCAACACATCAACTGTGGCGATGGTGATGCCGATTGTGGAAGCTGTGATACAGCAGGTTTTGAGCGCAGGAGACGAGCCCAGCAAAGACCACAAGGGGGCGTTAAATGGCATCTCCAACCCTGCCCTACAGCTTGAAG ATATCGAGGCCCAGTATGACCAACCTGAGAATATGAAAAG CATTGAAGCAGGAGTTACAGAGCCAGTtcagacagcccctgaggaacCTGAAACTAAA GCACCGGCGCCACAGTCAAACGGAAAGTACAAGAGCCGTGAAGATCACATGATTTGCAAAGGCCTGTCACTCTGCATTGCCTACTCGTCATCCATAGGGGGTCTGACAACCCTGCCAGGAACTTCAGCCAATCTCATTTTCGCTGAATACATCCACCA GTATTACCCAGAATGCAAAAGCATAAATTTTGGGAACTGGTTTGTCCTTTGTCTTCCCATTTGCATAATTATGCTGATTTTGTCATGGATATTCCTGCACTGGATGTTCCTAGGAACCAA CTTTCGTGCCAGTCTGTGCTCCAGGAAGCAGActgataaagaaagaaagactgcCAAGGTGCTTCAGGATCAGTACAACTCACTTGGACCTATAAG CTGGCAGGAGATCAACATCTTGGTTATCTTCATTCTGATGGCAGTTTTGTGGTTTGCGAGAGAGCCGGGTTTCATGCCCGGCTGGTCATCGCTGTTCGCTGA GCACAGAGGCTACGCTACGGACGCCACTGTAGCACTATTGCTGGGATTCATGTTCTTCATCATCCCAGCTCACAAACCAAATGCAAATCGCTACGGTACTTGTTCTTCATCTTTGCCTTTCTGCAGTGTGAAAACCTTCAAAATGTTTCCTCGCGGACTGTCTGTCGATGACGATTTGGTGttgataaatgtttttaatcctGCGACAGAGACCTTGATAACATGGAAGGAATTCCAGGCTTGTATGCCATGGGAGATCTGTCTGCTCGTGGGTGGGGGTTTCGCTTTGGCTGAAGGCACAAAG atttCTGGTTTGTCGTCTTGGGTAGCTGAATTGCTGACTCCCCTGGGAAATCTCCCTCCTTTAGCCACGGTCACCATTGCCTGCCTTATTGTCACCTCTGTCACGGAGGTGGCCAGCAATGCTGCCACAATCACAATCTTTTTGCCTATACTGGCCCCCCTG GCAGAGGCGATTGGGGTGAACCCTCTTTACATGCTGATTCCCACAGCTCTCTGTGTGTCTTTCTCCTTCCTGCTGCCTGTTTCCAATCCTCCTAATGCCATTGTCTTCACATATGGCCATCTCACAAGCATGGATATG GTGAAGGCAGGCCTGGGTGTTAACATTATAGGCGTTCTTACGGTCCTGTTGGCTCTTACAACATGGGGAACACCTCTGCTTAACTTGGACACCTATCCAGAATGGGCACCGGTGGCAAACATCACTGGAGTATGA
- the iqub gene encoding IQ and ubiquitin-like domain-containing protein isoform X1 translates to MSKHDSEYNSPEPERRAVRVPIQDVNQTENEDQEVVDEDQNITFNVYTSTDMILQEENIADATSQANRYEINPHGSETKIMSSSEVGNSTATVKILLMPDRHMITVAFTIGLTILDLKNHFAFELRVPSDNIQITLDEKCVDDDQTLMDIGVQPHGMVQFELSSLDPENYPIRQIKPQQEYNMPDVITVRVQTDADTYQDVVVEIERATRGKAFLGGYRHKVTKAKYHHAAVQTIAKKRPDRGIEMFSRDTQTVMLRNQDQQCSKNASTQMTSIGCYVSNMEDKLITPSGIYMTADEYHSKRLKAVVTLQTYLRRWLAKSFTDGLRQAKELHLAWLENEKRRKKEEKEQGIRDKYRRWMNPERKADFDLLYNALKKWRQEEEERINAAFSGAEKKAALCALLEQETQFISSIERHKTAAFERNQDKAVLAFLNKCAEPKKWRAFDGKVTQMDTQFTIRGSELRDLYNSITQDEVTKDERLDVVLTIKHTVKDHKCKLTQEIVDLIDREVDLLMRGMKKKNMDGLRKRISTLFLQYIKTPEFNPQVSKLLQYPADLRKNMYLCSGCNEYKSSSDFALKTNTSVVGLCRRCTQLDNEGRRREDFCLYKNILKHLRETEAKCSPESKITYLLQEQDLRYLVDELWGAQSALSGCKDLHDLLLVRWEKNSAWSPWNCILLTKDEAATHLKVENIRKAYDVVVIRDVKQKHALARKYFSQIPAVAKWQHDAKVQPPALGNLLVSKPITKATEQNG, encoded by the exons ATGTCAAAGCACGACAGTGAATATAACAGTCCTGAACCCGAGCGACGTGCGGTGCGGGTCCCCATACAagatgtcaatcaaactgaGAACGAAGATCAAGAAGTTGTCGACGAAGATCAAAATATCACATTTAACGTCTATACATCAACAGACATGATTTTACAAGAAGAAAACATCGCGGATGCAACTTCTCAAGCGAATCGATACGAAATAAATCCTCATGGAAGTGAAACCAAGATCATGTCATCCAGTGAGGTTGGAAACTCGACAGCAACAG ttAAGATCTTGCTAATGCCAGATAGGCACATGATAACGGTTGCCTTTACTATTGGCCTTACAATCCTGGATCTGAAAAACCACTTTGCCTTTGAGCTCAGAGTGCCATCAGATAACATACAGATCACTTTAGATG AAAAGTGTGTCGATGATGACCAGACGCTGATGGACATTGGTGTACAGCCACATGGGATGGTCCAGTTTGAGTTGAGCTCATTAGATCCAGAGAATTACCCCATTAGACAAATCAAACCACAGCAAGAATACAACATGCCGGATGTCATCACTGTTAGAGTGCAAACAG ATGCAGACACATATCAGGATGTGGTGGTGGAAATCGAGAGGGCCACTCGAGGAAAGGCATTTCTTGGAGGATACCGTCATAAAGTCACAAAGGCTAAGTATCATCATGCTGCTGTGCAAACCATAGCTAAGAAAAGGCCTGACAGAGGAATTGAGATGTTCAGCAGGGACACGCAG ACCGTCATGTTAAGAAACCAGGACCAGCAGTGTTCCAAAAACGCCTCGACTCAGATGACCAGCATCGGCTGCTATGTGTCCAACATGGAGGACAAACTTATAACACCTTCAGGGATTTACATGACTGCAGATGAGTATCACAGCAAGAGACTGAAAGCT GTCGTTACACTCCAGACGTATCTCAGACGCTGGCTGGCCAAGAGTTTCACAGACGGCCTGAGACAGGCGAAAGAGCTGCATCTGGCATGGTTGGAAAATGAAAAGAGACGGaagaaagaagagaaagaaCAGGGGATCAGAGATAAGTATCGCCGCTGGATGAACCCAGAGAGAAAAGCAGACTTTGATCTGCTTTataatgctttaaaaa AATGGAGACAAGAGGAGGAGGAGCGCATCAACGCCGCCTTTTCTGGTGCGGAGAAAAAGGCAGCCCTGTGCGCTCTGCTGGAGCAAGAGACCCAGTTCATCTCATCTATAGAACGGCATAAAACAGCTGCATTCGAGAGGAACCAGGATAAAGCTGTTCTTGCCTTCCTCAACAAG TGTGCAGAGCCTAAAAAGTGGCGTGCGTTTGACGGGAAGGTGACACAGATGGACACACAGTTCACTATCAGAGGTTCTGAGCTGCGAGATTTGTACAACAGCATCACCCAGGATGAAGTCACAAAGGATGAACGTCTGGATGTGGTGCTTACCATCAAACACACTGTGAAG GATCATAAATGTAAGCTGACACAGGAGATAGTGGATTTGATTGACAGGGAGGTGGATTTGCTGATGAGGGGgatgaagaagaaaaacatgGATGGGTTGAGAAAGAGAATATCTACGCTGTTCCTTCAGTACATCAAAACCCCCGAGTTCAACCCTCAGGTGTCCAAACTGCTGCAG TATCCAGCTGACCTTAGGAAGAACATGTATTTGTGTAGCGGTTGTAATGAGTACAAGTCATCCAGCGACTTTGCCTTGAAGACTAACACATCAGTGGTTGGCCTCTGTCGCCGCTGTACACAGTTAGACAATGAAGGCCGCCGCAGAGAAGACTTCTGCCTCTACAAGAACATACTCAAACATCTGCGTGAAACTGAGGCCAAGTGCAGCCCCGAATCCAAAATCACATACTTACTACAG GAGCAGGACCTGCGGTACCTGGTGGATGAGCTGTGGGGGGCCCAGTCTGCTCTGAGCGGGTGTAAAGACCTGCACGACTTGCTGCTTGTGCGGTGGGAGAAGAACTCAGCCTGGAGCCCGTGGAACTGCATCCTTCTAACAAAAGACGAGGCAGCCACACACCTCAAAGTGGAGAACATCAGAAAG GCATACGACGTGGTGGTTATCCGTGATGTCAAGCAGAAACACGCGCTGGCCAGGAAGTACTTCTCACAGATACCTGCGGTGGCCAAATGGCAGCACGACGCCAAGGTTCAGCCCCCCGCCCTCGGCAACCTGCTGGTCTCCAAGCCCATCACCAAGGCGACCGAGCAGAATGGCTAA
- the iqub gene encoding IQ and ubiquitin-like domain-containing protein isoform X2, with protein MSKHDSEYNSPEPERRAVRVPIQDVNQTENEDQEVVDEDQNITFNVYTSTDMILQEENIADATSQANRYEINPHGSETKIMSSSEVGNSTATVKILLMPDRHMITVAFTIGLTILDLKNHFAFELRVPSDNIQITLDEKCVDDDQTLMDIGVQPHGMVQFELSSLDPENYPIRQIKPQQEYNMPDVITVRVQTDTYQDVVVEIERATRGKAFLGGYRHKVTKAKYHHAAVQTIAKKRPDRGIEMFSRDTQTVMLRNQDQQCSKNASTQMTSIGCYVSNMEDKLITPSGIYMTADEYHSKRLKAVVTLQTYLRRWLAKSFTDGLRQAKELHLAWLENEKRRKKEEKEQGIRDKYRRWMNPERKADFDLLYNALKKWRQEEEERINAAFSGAEKKAALCALLEQETQFISSIERHKTAAFERNQDKAVLAFLNKCAEPKKWRAFDGKVTQMDTQFTIRGSELRDLYNSITQDEVTKDERLDVVLTIKHTVKDHKCKLTQEIVDLIDREVDLLMRGMKKKNMDGLRKRISTLFLQYIKTPEFNPQVSKLLQYPADLRKNMYLCSGCNEYKSSSDFALKTNTSVVGLCRRCTQLDNEGRRREDFCLYKNILKHLRETEAKCSPESKITYLLQEQDLRYLVDELWGAQSALSGCKDLHDLLLVRWEKNSAWSPWNCILLTKDEAATHLKVENIRKAYDVVVIRDVKQKHALARKYFSQIPAVAKWQHDAKVQPPALGNLLVSKPITKATEQNG; from the exons ATGTCAAAGCACGACAGTGAATATAACAGTCCTGAACCCGAGCGACGTGCGGTGCGGGTCCCCATACAagatgtcaatcaaactgaGAACGAAGATCAAGAAGTTGTCGACGAAGATCAAAATATCACATTTAACGTCTATACATCAACAGACATGATTTTACAAGAAGAAAACATCGCGGATGCAACTTCTCAAGCGAATCGATACGAAATAAATCCTCATGGAAGTGAAACCAAGATCATGTCATCCAGTGAGGTTGGAAACTCGACAGCAACAG ttAAGATCTTGCTAATGCCAGATAGGCACATGATAACGGTTGCCTTTACTATTGGCCTTACAATCCTGGATCTGAAAAACCACTTTGCCTTTGAGCTCAGAGTGCCATCAGATAACATACAGATCACTTTAGATG AAAAGTGTGTCGATGATGACCAGACGCTGATGGACATTGGTGTACAGCCACATGGGATGGTCCAGTTTGAGTTGAGCTCATTAGATCCAGAGAATTACCCCATTAGACAAATCAAACCACAGCAAGAATACAACATGCCGGATGTCATCACTGTTAGAGTGCAAACAG ACACATATCAGGATGTGGTGGTGGAAATCGAGAGGGCCACTCGAGGAAAGGCATTTCTTGGAGGATACCGTCATAAAGTCACAAAGGCTAAGTATCATCATGCTGCTGTGCAAACCATAGCTAAGAAAAGGCCTGACAGAGGAATTGAGATGTTCAGCAGGGACACGCAG ACCGTCATGTTAAGAAACCAGGACCAGCAGTGTTCCAAAAACGCCTCGACTCAGATGACCAGCATCGGCTGCTATGTGTCCAACATGGAGGACAAACTTATAACACCTTCAGGGATTTACATGACTGCAGATGAGTATCACAGCAAGAGACTGAAAGCT GTCGTTACACTCCAGACGTATCTCAGACGCTGGCTGGCCAAGAGTTTCACAGACGGCCTGAGACAGGCGAAAGAGCTGCATCTGGCATGGTTGGAAAATGAAAAGAGACGGaagaaagaagagaaagaaCAGGGGATCAGAGATAAGTATCGCCGCTGGATGAACCCAGAGAGAAAAGCAGACTTTGATCTGCTTTataatgctttaaaaa AATGGAGACAAGAGGAGGAGGAGCGCATCAACGCCGCCTTTTCTGGTGCGGAGAAAAAGGCAGCCCTGTGCGCTCTGCTGGAGCAAGAGACCCAGTTCATCTCATCTATAGAACGGCATAAAACAGCTGCATTCGAGAGGAACCAGGATAAAGCTGTTCTTGCCTTCCTCAACAAG TGTGCAGAGCCTAAAAAGTGGCGTGCGTTTGACGGGAAGGTGACACAGATGGACACACAGTTCACTATCAGAGGTTCTGAGCTGCGAGATTTGTACAACAGCATCACCCAGGATGAAGTCACAAAGGATGAACGTCTGGATGTGGTGCTTACCATCAAACACACTGTGAAG GATCATAAATGTAAGCTGACACAGGAGATAGTGGATTTGATTGACAGGGAGGTGGATTTGCTGATGAGGGGgatgaagaagaaaaacatgGATGGGTTGAGAAAGAGAATATCTACGCTGTTCCTTCAGTACATCAAAACCCCCGAGTTCAACCCTCAGGTGTCCAAACTGCTGCAG TATCCAGCTGACCTTAGGAAGAACATGTATTTGTGTAGCGGTTGTAATGAGTACAAGTCATCCAGCGACTTTGCCTTGAAGACTAACACATCAGTGGTTGGCCTCTGTCGCCGCTGTACACAGTTAGACAATGAAGGCCGCCGCAGAGAAGACTTCTGCCTCTACAAGAACATACTCAAACATCTGCGTGAAACTGAGGCCAAGTGCAGCCCCGAATCCAAAATCACATACTTACTACAG GAGCAGGACCTGCGGTACCTGGTGGATGAGCTGTGGGGGGCCCAGTCTGCTCTGAGCGGGTGTAAAGACCTGCACGACTTGCTGCTTGTGCGGTGGGAGAAGAACTCAGCCTGGAGCCCGTGGAACTGCATCCTTCTAACAAAAGACGAGGCAGCCACACACCTCAAAGTGGAGAACATCAGAAAG GCATACGACGTGGTGGTTATCCGTGATGTCAAGCAGAAACACGCGCTGGCCAGGAAGTACTTCTCACAGATACCTGCGGTGGCCAAATGGCAGCACGACGCCAAGGTTCAGCCCCCCGCCCTCGGCAACCTGCTGGTCTCCAAGCCCATCACCAAGGCGACCGAGCAGAATGGCTAA